The Euphorbia lathyris chromosome 3, ddEupLath1.1, whole genome shotgun sequence genome contains a region encoding:
- the LOC136222023 gene encoding bZIP transcription factor 29 — MGDTEDANTEMMQRLQSSYGTTQSSSSMPKQPFSSISHLDIPQLSQSQIRARHFAHFAHNFSPDSTKRVGIPPSHPSQIPPISPYSQIPVSRPTNQQIGSQNFSPTPTHSRSLSQPSSFFSLDSLPPLSPAPFRETSSTSFSDPPSNDVSMDERDGNSHSLLPPSAFNRTNTVRVGESLPPRKAHRRSNSDIPFGFANVLQSSPPLIPLRGSGVFDRSLSSKENSAAAKPAQLVKKEWEKGGEVNAEGMGERKSEGEVVDDLFSAYMNLDNIDALNSSGTDDKNGNENRDDLDSRASGTKTNGGDSSDNEAESSVNESGGSVPRASTERREGIKRAAASDITPTTRHYRSVSMDSFMGKMNFGDESPKLPPSPGARPGQLSPSNSMDGNAFSLEFGNGEFSGAELKKIMANEKLAEIALSDPKRAKRILANRQSAARSKERKMRYISELEHKVQTLQTEATTLSAQLTLLQRDSVGLTTQNNELKFRLQAMEQQAHLRDALNDALTADVRRLKIAIAEMNGDSDPTNGMVQQLSINPSIFQLQQTQASQMNLHHLQQQQQQLQSQGQQQNGNSVSNADCEG; from the exons ATGGGTGATACTGAAGATGCTAACACTGAAATGATGCAAAGGCTTCAATCTTCTTATGGAACTACTCAATCGTCTTCTTCAATGCCTAAGCAACCCTTTTCATCAATTAGCCACCTCGATATACCTCAATTGAGCCAATCGCAAATCCGTGCTAGACATTTTGCACACTTCGCGCATAATTTTAGCCCTGATAGTACTAAAAGAGTAGGGATACCTCCCTCCCATCCCAGTCAGATCCCACCCATTTCACCCTATTCTCAGATCCCCGTGTCTAGACCGACCAACCAGCAAATAGGCTCCCAGAACTTTAGCCCAACCCCTACTCATTCACGATCTTTATCACAGCCATCATCATTTTTCTCACTTGATTCACTTCCGCCTTTGAGTCCTGCCCCTTTCCGTGAAACCTCTTCAACCTCTTTTTCAGACCCTCCATCAAATGATGTGTCCATGGATGAAAGGGATGGAAATTCCCATTCTTTATTACCACCGTCTGCCTTTAATAGGACTAATACTGTGAGGGTTGGTGAGAGTTTGCCTCCACGCAAAGCACATAGAAGGTCTAATAGTGATATCCCTTTTGGGTTTGCTAATGTGTTGCAATCTTCTCCGCCGCTTATTCCATTGAGGGGTTCTGGTGTTTTTGATCGATCACTCTCCAGCAAAGAGAATTCGGCAGCGGCTAAGCCGGCTCAATTAGTGAAAAAGGAGTGGGAGAAAGGTGGTGAAGTTAATGCGGAGGGGATGGGTGAAAGAAAATCAGAAGGTGAAGTTGTTGATGATTTGTTTTCAGCCTACATGAATTTGGACAACATTGATGCATTGAACTCATCTGGAACTGATGATAAGAATGGTAATGAGAATCGTGATGACTTGGATAGTAGAGCCAGTGGGACAAAGACAAATGGAGGAGATAGCAGTGATAATGAGGCTGAGAGCAGTGTTAATGAAAGTGGTGGTAGTGTGCCCAGGGCTTCAACAGAGAGGAGGGAGGGGATCAAAAGGGCTGCAGCAAGTGATATTACTCCTACCACCAGACACTATAGAAGTGTTTCGATGGATAGTTTCATGGGCAAGATGAATTTCGGTGATGAGTCTCCAAAGCTACCACCTTCGCCTGGAGCTCGCCCTGGACAGCTATCACCTAGCAATTCAATGGATGGGAATGCCTTCAGCTTGGAGTTTGGAAATGGCGAGTTTAGTGGCGCTGAGCTGAAGAAGATCATGGCAAATGAGAAACTTGCTGAGATTGCATTAAGTGATCCAAAGCGTGCCAAAAG GATTTTGGCAAATCGTCAATCAGCTGCCCGTTCCAAAGAAAGGAAGATGAGATACATTTCAGAATTAGAACACAAAGTTCAAACTCTGCAGACAGAAGCTACAACGCTCTCTGCCCAGCTTACACTTCTACAG AGAGATTCCGTTGGGCTTACAACTCAGAATAATGAACTAAAGTTTCGTCTCCAAGCCATGGAGCAACAAGCGCACCTTCGGGATG CTCTAAATGATGCCTTGACTGCGGATGTCCGAAGATTGAAGATTGCTATTGCAGAGATGAATGGGGATTCTGACCCAACCAACGGCATGGTTCAGCAACTTTCCATCAACCCTTCAATTTTCCAGCTGCAGCAAACACAGGCTTCTCAAATGAACTTGCACCATTTGCAACAACAGCAGCAACAGTTGCAGTCACAAGGTCAACAACAGAATGGAAACTCGGTTTCCAATGCTGATTGTGAAGGATAA
- the LOC136223566 gene encoding tRNA-dihydrouridine(47) synthase [NAD(P)(+)]-like isoform X1, protein MAESAAELTENSVVTSGQPPLHNSNRTLPTVDELVAKAIAPVKAEFLRPPPSRTNQNDTAVSDSSVIAKEKKSKRQLKRERRQSSALHLCSEVAKSEDASSCIYGDKCRFSHDVEAFKDQKPADLEGKCPFTNGEGPCPYGLACRFYGTHEAGVRGNGSNSRSRSSEINGLNKDVQKLLWKNKMKFPKADANLKALGLVGPSNSRVKKQDEDEVDLTARDDSRATNEKDCGDTTDKLEVPKNCVDETDKSECALEVPKNCINKTDKSECSLEVPKDCSDENDNLECSSEVPTEYNEGELIKADENRPLKRAKSSVEENCCSGEEANGLSIPDKDFEKSCGETELEGVTGNAETDKVLKMHPREKKLIDFREKLYLAPLTTVGNLPFRRVCKALGADITCGEMAMCTNLLQGQASEWALLRRHSSEDLFGVQICGAYPDTVTRTIELIDQECEVDFIDINMGCPIDIVVNKGAGSCLLNKPMRMKNMVAAACGTVDKPITIKVRTGYFEGKNRVDSLIADIATWGTNAVTVHGRTRQQRYSKLADWNYIYKCAEKAPESFQVLGNGDIFSYTDWNKHKSDCPQLASCMIARGALVKPWIFTEIKEQRHWDISSGERLDILKDYVRCGLEHWGSDTKGVETTRHFLLEWLSYTFRYIPVGLLEVVPQQINWRPPSYCGRDDLETMMASESAADWIRISELLLGKVPDGFTFSPKHKSNAYDKAENG, encoded by the exons ATGGCCGAGTCTGCGGCCGAACTCACCGAAAACTCTGTCGTCACATCCGGCCAACCGCCATTACATAATTCTAACAGAACTCTTCCTACTGTGGATGAGCTTGTAGCCAAAGCCATAGCTCCAGTAAAGGCAGAGTTCCTTCGTCCTCCGCCTTCTAGGACAAACCAAAACGACACTGCCGTTTCAGATTCCAGTGTAATAGCCAAGGAGAAGAAGTCCAAACGCCAGCTCAAACGCGAACGACGTCAG AGTTCTGCTCTGCACCTCTGTTCTGAGGTAGCTAAGAGTGAAGATGCTAGTTCTTGTATTTATGGCGATAAATGCCGCTTCAGCCATGACGTAGAAGCCTTTAAAGATCAG AAACCGGCTGATTTAGAGGGGAAATGCCCTTTTACTAATGGTGAAGGGCCGTGTCCTTATGGCTTGGCCTGTAGATTTTATGGTACACATGAAGCTGGTGTTAGGGGCAATGGTTCGAATTCCCGAAGCAGAAGCTCTGAGATAAATGGATTGAACAAAGATGTCCAGAAGCTTTTATGGAAGAATAAGATGAAGTTCCCCAAGGCTGATGCCAACCTTAAAGCTCTTGGCCTTGTG GGTCCTAGTAATTCAAGAGTCAAAAAGCaggatgaagatgaggttgaTCTGACGGCTAGGGATGATTCTCGTGCTACTAATGAGAAAGATTGCGGTGACACAACTGACAAACTGGAAGTGCCAAAGAATTGTGTCGATGAAACTGATAAGTCGGAATGCGCCTTGGAAGTGCCAAAGAATTGTATCAATAAAACTGATAAGTCGGAATGCTCCTTGGAAGTGCCAAAGGATTGTAGTGATGAAAATGATAACTTGGAGTGCTCTTCGGAAGTGCCAACAGAGTATaatgaaggtgaattaataaaAGCTGATGAAAATAGGCCCCTAAAAAGAGCAAAGTCATCTGTTGAAGAAAACTGTTGCTCTGGTGAAGAAGCTAATG GATTGAGCATCCCAGATAAAGATTTTGAGAAAAGCTGTGGGGAAACTGAATTAGAAGGTGTCACTGGTAATGCAGAAACAGATAAAGTTTTGAAAATGCACCCACGAGAAAAGAAGCTTATTGACTTCAGAGAAAAGCTGTATCTTGCACCTTTGACTACGGTTGGAAATCTTCCTTTTCGAAGGGTTTGCAAAGCGTTGGGAGCTGATATAACTTGCGGTGAAATGGCAATGTGCACAAATCTTCTGCAG GGTCAAGCTTCCGAGTGGGCACTCCTAAGGCGCCATTCATCTGAGGATTTGTTTGGTGTACAGATATGTGGGGCATACCCAGATACTGTGACACGGACTATAGAGCTTATAGATCAAGAATGTGAAGTTGACTTCATTGATATAAATATGGGTTGCCCAATTGATATTGTTGTTAACAAGGGTGCTGGCTCATGTCTTCTTAACAAACCAATGCGAATGAAAAATATGGTAGCTGCTGCTTGTGGTACAGTGGATAAACCCATAACTATAAAG GTACGAACGGGTTATTTTGAAGGGAAAAATCGTGTTGATTCATTAATTGCAGATATTGCTACTTGGGGTACCAATGCTGTGACAGTACATGGTAGAACACGTCAGCAACGGTATAGCAAGCTTGCTGATTGGAACTACATATATAAGTGTGCTGAAAAGGCCCCAGAATCATTTCAAGTTCTGGGAAATGGGGATATATTTTCATATACAGACTGGAATAAACACAAGTCTGACTGCCCTCAGCTCGCTTCATGCATGATAGCAAGAGGAGCACTGGTCAAG CCTTGGATATTTACTGAAATAAAGGAACAAAGGCATTGGGACATCAGTTCTGGAGAACGACTAGATATTTTGAAGGATTATGTACGTTGTGGCCTTGAACATTGGGGTTCCGATACAAAAG GAGTCGAAACAACTAGGCATTTCTTATTGGAATGGCTTAGCTACACATTCAGATATATACCTGTTGGTCTTTTGGAGGTCGTTCCACAGCAGATTAACTGGCGTCCACCCTCATACTGTGGTCGTGATGATCTTGAAACAATGATGGCATCCGAGTCTGCTGCTGACTGG ATTCGAATCTCAGAATTATTGCTCGGCAAAGTTCCAGATGGCTTCACATTTTCACCCAAGCATAAATCAAATGCTTACGACAAAGCAGAAAATGGCTAA
- the LOC136223566 gene encoding tRNA-dihydrouridine(47) synthase [NAD(P)(+)]-like isoform X2, whose protein sequence is MAESAAELTENSVVTSGQPPLHNSNRTLPTVDELVAKAIAPVKAEFLRPPPSRTNQNDTAVSDSSVIAKEKKSKRQLKRERRQSSALHLCSEVAKSEDASSCIYGDKCRFSHDVEAFKDQKPADLEGKCPFTNGEGPCPYGLACRFYGTHEAGVRGNGSNSRSRSSEINGLNKDVQKLLWKNKMKFPKADANLKALGLVGPSNSRVKKQDEDEVDLTARDDSRATNEKDCGDTTDKLEVPKNCVDETDKSECALEVPKNCINKTDKSECSLEVPKDCSDENDNLECSSEVPTEYNEGLSIPDKDFEKSCGETELEGVTGNAETDKVLKMHPREKKLIDFREKLYLAPLTTVGNLPFRRVCKALGADITCGEMAMCTNLLQGQASEWALLRRHSSEDLFGVQICGAYPDTVTRTIELIDQECEVDFIDINMGCPIDIVVNKGAGSCLLNKPMRMKNMVAAACGTVDKPITIKVRTGYFEGKNRVDSLIADIATWGTNAVTVHGRTRQQRYSKLADWNYIYKCAEKAPESFQVLGNGDIFSYTDWNKHKSDCPQLASCMIARGALVKPWIFTEIKEQRHWDISSGERLDILKDYVRCGLEHWGSDTKGVETTRHFLLEWLSYTFRYIPVGLLEVVPQQINWRPPSYCGRDDLETMMASESAADWIRISELLLGKVPDGFTFSPKHKSNAYDKAENG, encoded by the exons ATGGCCGAGTCTGCGGCCGAACTCACCGAAAACTCTGTCGTCACATCCGGCCAACCGCCATTACATAATTCTAACAGAACTCTTCCTACTGTGGATGAGCTTGTAGCCAAAGCCATAGCTCCAGTAAAGGCAGAGTTCCTTCGTCCTCCGCCTTCTAGGACAAACCAAAACGACACTGCCGTTTCAGATTCCAGTGTAATAGCCAAGGAGAAGAAGTCCAAACGCCAGCTCAAACGCGAACGACGTCAG AGTTCTGCTCTGCACCTCTGTTCTGAGGTAGCTAAGAGTGAAGATGCTAGTTCTTGTATTTATGGCGATAAATGCCGCTTCAGCCATGACGTAGAAGCCTTTAAAGATCAG AAACCGGCTGATTTAGAGGGGAAATGCCCTTTTACTAATGGTGAAGGGCCGTGTCCTTATGGCTTGGCCTGTAGATTTTATGGTACACATGAAGCTGGTGTTAGGGGCAATGGTTCGAATTCCCGAAGCAGAAGCTCTGAGATAAATGGATTGAACAAAGATGTCCAGAAGCTTTTATGGAAGAATAAGATGAAGTTCCCCAAGGCTGATGCCAACCTTAAAGCTCTTGGCCTTGTG GGTCCTAGTAATTCAAGAGTCAAAAAGCaggatgaagatgaggttgaTCTGACGGCTAGGGATGATTCTCGTGCTACTAATGAGAAAGATTGCGGTGACACAACTGACAAACTGGAAGTGCCAAAGAATTGTGTCGATGAAACTGATAAGTCGGAATGCGCCTTGGAAGTGCCAAAGAATTGTATCAATAAAACTGATAAGTCGGAATGCTCCTTGGAAGTGCCAAAGGATTGTAGTGATGAAAATGATAACTTGGAGTGCTCTTCGGAAGTGCCAACAGAGTATaatgaag GATTGAGCATCCCAGATAAAGATTTTGAGAAAAGCTGTGGGGAAACTGAATTAGAAGGTGTCACTGGTAATGCAGAAACAGATAAAGTTTTGAAAATGCACCCACGAGAAAAGAAGCTTATTGACTTCAGAGAAAAGCTGTATCTTGCACCTTTGACTACGGTTGGAAATCTTCCTTTTCGAAGGGTTTGCAAAGCGTTGGGAGCTGATATAACTTGCGGTGAAATGGCAATGTGCACAAATCTTCTGCAG GGTCAAGCTTCCGAGTGGGCACTCCTAAGGCGCCATTCATCTGAGGATTTGTTTGGTGTACAGATATGTGGGGCATACCCAGATACTGTGACACGGACTATAGAGCTTATAGATCAAGAATGTGAAGTTGACTTCATTGATATAAATATGGGTTGCCCAATTGATATTGTTGTTAACAAGGGTGCTGGCTCATGTCTTCTTAACAAACCAATGCGAATGAAAAATATGGTAGCTGCTGCTTGTGGTACAGTGGATAAACCCATAACTATAAAG GTACGAACGGGTTATTTTGAAGGGAAAAATCGTGTTGATTCATTAATTGCAGATATTGCTACTTGGGGTACCAATGCTGTGACAGTACATGGTAGAACACGTCAGCAACGGTATAGCAAGCTTGCTGATTGGAACTACATATATAAGTGTGCTGAAAAGGCCCCAGAATCATTTCAAGTTCTGGGAAATGGGGATATATTTTCATATACAGACTGGAATAAACACAAGTCTGACTGCCCTCAGCTCGCTTCATGCATGATAGCAAGAGGAGCACTGGTCAAG CCTTGGATATTTACTGAAATAAAGGAACAAAGGCATTGGGACATCAGTTCTGGAGAACGACTAGATATTTTGAAGGATTATGTACGTTGTGGCCTTGAACATTGGGGTTCCGATACAAAAG GAGTCGAAACAACTAGGCATTTCTTATTGGAATGGCTTAGCTACACATTCAGATATATACCTGTTGGTCTTTTGGAGGTCGTTCCACAGCAGATTAACTGGCGTCCACCCTCATACTGTGGTCGTGATGATCTTGAAACAATGATGGCATCCGAGTCTGCTGCTGACTGG ATTCGAATCTCAGAATTATTGCTCGGCAAAGTTCCAGATGGCTTCACATTTTCACCCAAGCATAAATCAAATGCTTACGACAAAGCAGAAAATGGCTAA
- the LOC136223394 gene encoding amidophosphoribosyltransferase, chloroplastic-like produces MATANLSPLSNPSLSFNSNPQLPRKSPISLLPKTLLKPSLLSHPHKSHISFSSQNPLSHVISGDVESSADSSYFDDDDKPREECGVVGIYGDSEASRLCYLALHALQHRGQEGAGIVAVNNKVLQSITGVGLVSEVFNSSKLDQLPGDLAIGHVRYSTAGSSMLKNVQPFVAGYRFGSVGVAHNGNLVNYRELRAMLEDNGSIFNTSSDTEVVLHLIAISKARPFFLRIVDACEKLKGAYSMVFATQDKLVAVRDPYGFRPLVMGRRSNGAVVFASETCALDLIEATYEREVYPGEVLVVDKDGVQSLCLMTHPEPKQCIFEHIYFSLPNSVVFGKSVYESREYFGEILATEAPVDCDVVIAVPDSGVVAANGYAAKAGVPYKIGLIRSHYVGRTFIEPSQKIRDFGVKLKLSPVRAVLEGKRVVVVDDSIVRGTTSSKIVRLLKEAGAKEVHMRIASPPIIASCYYGVDTPSSEELISNRMTVEEIREYIGCDSLAFLPLDSLKKLLGEDSPSFCYACFSGKYPVEPTELKVKSIGDFVDDGLNGSIENIDGGWVQGPRNHNKDRISDVQKLPSLS; encoded by the coding sequence ATGGCTACCGCCAATCTTTCCCCTCTTTCTAACCCTTCTCTTTCTTTCAACTCTAATCCTCAACTTCCCCGCAAATCCCCTATTTCCCTCCTTCCCAAAACCCTCCTTAAACCTTCTCTTCTTTCTCATCCCCACAAATCCCACATCTCTTTCTCCTCTCAAAATCCCCTTTCTCATGTAATTTCCGGTGATGTCGAATCATCTGCTGATTCTTCTTACTTTGATGATGACGATAAGCCCCGTGAGGAGTGTGGTGTTGTTGGTATCTACGGCGACTCTGAAGCCTCTCGTCTTTGCTATTTAGCTCTTCATGCTCTCCAGCACCGCGGCCAAGAAGGAGCCGGTATTGTTGCTGTTAATAATAAGGTTTTACAGTCTATTACTGGTGTTGGGTTAGTCTCCGAAGTCTTCAATTCCTCTAAGCTTGACCAATTGCCCGGCGATTTAGCTATTGGTCATGTTCGCTACTCTACTGCTGGCTCTTCTATGCTCAAAAATGTTCAACCTTTTGTTGCTGGTTACAGGTTTGGTTCTGTTGGGGTTGCTCACAATGGGAATTTAGTTAATTATAGAGAATTGAGGGCTATGCTTGAAGATAATGGTTCTATTTTTAATACTAGTTCTGATACTGAGGTTGTTTTGCATTTAATTGCTATTTCCAAGGCTAGACCTTTCTTTCTTAGGATAGTTGATGCTTGTGAGAAGTTAAAAGGGGCTTATTCTATGGTGTTTGCTACACAGGATAAATTGGTTGCTGTTAGAGATCCTTATGGTTTTAGGCCTTTAGTTATGGGTAGGAGAAGTAATGGTGCTGTTGTTTTTGCCTCTGAAACTTGTGCTCTTGATTTAATTGAGGCCACTTACGAGAGAGAGGTTTATCCTGGGGAAGTTTTGGTTGTTGATAAAGATGGGGTTCAATCTCTTTGCTTAATGACTCACCCTGAACCGAAACAATGCATTTTCGAACATATTTACTTCTCTTTGCCTAATTCAGTTGTATTCGGCAAGTCTGTTTATGAGTCAAGGGAGTATTTTGGGGAAATTCTAGCCACGGAGGCTCCTGTTGATTGTGATGTTGTGATTGCTGTTCCTGATTCAGGGGTTGTGGCTGCCAATGGTTATGCAGCCAAAGCAGGAGTTCCATACAAAATAGGCTTAATAAGATCACACTATGTAGGAAGGACATTCATCGAGCCGTCCCAGAAGATTAGGGATTTCGGTGTTAAGCTTAAGCTCTCACCAGTGAGAGCTGTATTAGAAGGGAAAagagttgttgttgttgatgatTCAATTGTAAGAGGAACAACCTCCTCGAAAATTGTTAGGTTGCTTAAGGAAGCTGGGGCTAAAGAGGTTCATATGAGGATTGCCAGTCCTCCAATCATAGCTTCTTGTTACTATGGAGTAGACACACCAAGTTCTGAAGAATTGATATCAAATAGGATGACTGTGGAGGAGATAAGGGAGTACATCGGGTGCGATTCACTTGCGTTTCTACCGTTGGATAGCTTGAAGAAATTGTTAGGTGAGGATTCTCCAAGCTTTTGCTATGCTTGTTTCTCAGGGAAATACCCAGTTGAACCAACAGAACTTAAAGTGAAAAGTATTGGTGATTTTGTGGATGATGGATTGAATGGAAGTATTGAAAACATTGATGGAGGTTGGGTTCAGGGACCTCGAAATCACAATAAGGACAGGATTAGTGATGTTCAAAAGTTACCATCTTTATCATGA